One genomic region from Spirosoma sp. KCTC 42546 encodes:
- a CDS encoding amidohydrolase, with amino-acid sequence MLKLKSVFSVIAVFLLVTIAYAQKEKVAVISQLDKQYPHYASLAQRIWKLAEPGYMETETSKLLQKELQDQGFSITTGVAEMPTAFVASYGKGAPVISILAEMDALPGLSQDSVPVRKPLVPNAYGHACGHNLFGVGSVAAAIAAKNYLQQSGKSGTIQLIGTPAEEGAGGGKTYLVKAGLFSNVDAVLHWHPGDGNSASPSSSLAYRVANFQFNGLAAHAAAAPEKGRSALDAVEAMNYMVNMMREHVTSTTRIHYVIKKGGLTSNIVPDYAEVEYTIRHPTAKGLEEVWARLMKTAQAAALGTETTMTYEVLAGLYNLLPNETLAKLMQKNLEQVGGNRYTPEETEFADKIRKTVNSESLPPLSRASEIQPYALNGVGSASTDVGDVSWVLPTAGLSTSTWVPGVPAHSWQAVACDGMSIGFKGMLIAAKTISLTAIDLFQQPATVQQAKTELYKARGGEAFTYKSLAGDRKPPLDYRK; translated from the coding sequence ATGCTTAAATTAAAATCTGTATTTTCTGTAATAGCGGTATTTCTATTGGTAACGATTGCCTATGCTCAAAAAGAAAAAGTAGCAGTTATTAGTCAGTTAGATAAGCAATATCCCCATTATGCTTCGTTGGCGCAACGCATCTGGAAACTGGCTGAACCAGGGTATATGGAAACTGAAACCAGTAAGCTATTACAAAAGGAACTTCAGGACCAGGGGTTTAGTATTACAACCGGCGTTGCAGAGATGCCAACTGCATTTGTGGCCAGCTATGGTAAAGGCGCCCCAGTGATCAGCATTTTAGCCGAAATGGATGCTCTGCCAGGTTTGTCTCAGGACTCTGTTCCTGTTCGTAAACCATTGGTTCCTAATGCATACGGACATGCCTGCGGCCATAATTTATTTGGTGTAGGTTCCGTAGCAGCGGCTATCGCGGCAAAAAACTATTTGCAACAATCGGGCAAATCCGGCACGATCCAGTTGATTGGTACCCCAGCTGAAGAAGGAGCCGGTGGCGGTAAAACATACCTGGTCAAGGCGGGACTTTTCAGTAACGTTGATGCTGTGCTGCATTGGCATCCAGGTGATGGCAACAGCGCAAGTCCATCGTCATCCCTTGCCTATCGGGTTGCTAATTTTCAGTTCAATGGACTCGCTGCCCATGCGGCTGCTGCACCCGAAAAAGGCCGCTCGGCACTGGACGCTGTGGAAGCAATGAATTATATGGTCAATATGATGCGTGAACACGTGACGTCAACTACCCGGATTCACTACGTAATTAAAAAGGGTGGCCTTACCTCCAATATCGTTCCTGACTATGCGGAAGTGGAATATACCATTCGACACCCGACGGCAAAGGGGCTGGAAGAAGTGTGGGCCCGACTGATGAAAACTGCTCAGGCTGCTGCGCTGGGTACCGAAACGACGATGACCTACGAGGTTCTGGCGGGCCTGTATAATCTATTACCTAACGAAACGCTGGCTAAGTTGATGCAAAAAAATCTGGAACAAGTAGGCGGTAACCGCTATACACCTGAAGAAACGGAATTTGCCGATAAAATCCGGAAGACAGTGAATTCTGAAAGCCTACCACCATTAAGTCGTGCTTCCGAGATTCAACCGTATGCATTGAATGGCGTAGGCTCGGCATCCACCGATGTTGGGGATGTAAGCTGGGTTCTCCCTACGGCAGGGTTATCCACCTCAACCTGGGTGCCCGGTGTTCCAGCGCATAGCTGGCAGGCCGTTGCCTGTGATGGGATGTCCATTGGATTTAAAGGCATGCTGATCGCAGCGAAAACGATCTCATTAACCGCTATCGACCTGTTTCAACAACCAGCAACCGTACAGCAAGCCAAAACAGAGCTGTACAAAGCACGTGGTGGTGAGGCCTTTACCTATAAATCGTTGGCTGGAGATCGAAAACCACCACTGGATTATCGGAAGTAG
- a CDS encoding type II toxin-antitoxin system HicA family toxin: MSEKEKLLERFQAKPTDFSWNELVSLLAYFGYEEVSKGKTEGSRRAFVNPETKKIIRLHKPHPGSILKQYQLKEIQDILNLSN, from the coding sequence ATGAGTGAAAAAGAGAAGTTACTTGAACGTTTTCAAGCGAAACCGACTGATTTTAGCTGGAATGAGTTGGTCAGTTTACTAGCCTATTTTGGCTATGAGGAAGTTAGCAAAGGGAAAACGGAAGGTAGCCGACGAGCCTTCGTTAATCCGGAAACAAAGAAGATTATTCGATTACATAAACCTCATCCTGGTAGTATATTAAAGCAATATCAGCTCAAAGAAATTCAGGACATACTCAACTTAAGCAATTGA
- a CDS encoding type II toxin-antitoxin system HicB family antitoxin: MENVLRYQDFVGSVQYNSDDKVFHGKLAFITDLVTFEGTSVNELESAFVEAVEDYLELCKAVGKKPEKSFAGSFNIRMQPELHRKAAVVSLEKGISLNQLVVEAVSKYVGQ, from the coding sequence ATGGAAAATGTACTTCGTTATCAGGATTTTGTCGGTTCCGTTCAATACAATTCCGACGATAAAGTTTTTCATGGAAAACTTGCCTTCATAACCGACTTGGTAACATTTGAAGGAACCAGTGTCAATGAACTCGAATCCGCTTTTGTAGAAGCTGTCGAAGATTACCTGGAACTGTGTAAAGCGGTTGGAAAGAAGCCAGAGAAGAGTTTTGCCGGTTCATTTAATATCCGTATGCAACCCGAATTGCATCGAAAGGCGGCAGTTGTTTCTCTCGAAAAAGGAATATCTCTGAACCAGTTAGTGGTTGAGGCTGTCAGCAAATATGTAGGTCAATAA
- a CDS encoding glucosidase, with amino-acid sequence MPIAERERIYERADNKGWKKWGPYLSERAWGTVREDYSPYGDAWNFVTHDMARSRAYRWGEEGIGGISDNKGHICFALAFWNHKDNIIKERLFGLSGPEGNHGEDVKELYYYLDSTPTHSYMKMLYKYPQQEFPYNRLVIETMRRDRQAPEFELTDTGIFEKDEYFDIFIEYAKADQNDWLVTITAHNRSDKEAPLTLLPTIWFRNTWSWGYEQYNTRPMLHGIANNQIEVNHKQLGKYKLYCEDADTLLFCDNDTNTEHLYGRPNVAKYPKDGINNFIVSGGKKGFINPNQIGTKASAQYVKKVPAGQSVSIRLRFSDQTHLAQPFGDFDEIWNKRVVEANDFFANLQKNVTDPELMAIQRQAYAGMLWNKQFYYYNVNEWLKGDPKMPVPFQGRVYARNESWRHMYTANILSMPDKWEYPWFAAWDLAFHTLTLARLDPHFAKRQLAVILREYYMHPNGQIPAYEWNFGDVNPPVHAWATWKVYEIDRDLNGIGDVNFLERVFHKLLLNFTWWVNRKDVSGNNIFGGGFLGLDNIGVFDRSQPLPMGGRIEQADGTGWMAMYTLNMLRIACEISLTRPSYQDMASKFFEHFLHIASAMNNLGRQNISLWDEVDQFYYDVLHMPDNNARLLKIRSMVGLIPLFAVEILDEALLSKLPDFKRRVEWVLTNRPDLASLVSRWHEPGKGETHLLSLLRGHRMKMILKRMFDETEFLSDYGIRALSKYHEKTPYQFELNSEIFQVRYVAAESEMSMFGGNSNWRGPIWFPLNFPLVDSLLKFYQYYGDDFEVEYPTNSGQVMSLKEAAMHVTERIINIFRRDENGQIPAYGQDKKMQNDPHFQGLYLFYEYFNGDNGMGLGASHQTGWTGLVADLIEYWYKYQSETVAIPAGK; translated from the coding sequence ATGCCGATAGCTGAACGCGAACGCATTTACGAACGAGCCGATAATAAAGGCTGGAAAAAATGGGGGCCTTACTTATCAGAACGTGCCTGGGGCACGGTTCGGGAAGATTATAGCCCGTATGGTGATGCCTGGAATTTCGTTACGCACGACATGGCTCGCTCCCGTGCCTACCGCTGGGGCGAAGAAGGTATCGGCGGAATTTCTGACAACAAAGGCCACATCTGTTTTGCACTGGCGTTCTGGAATCATAAGGATAACATTATAAAGGAACGCCTGTTTGGTCTTTCGGGACCAGAAGGCAATCATGGCGAAGACGTTAAGGAACTGTACTATTATTTAGACAGTACCCCAACTCACTCCTACATGAAGATGCTCTACAAGTATCCTCAACAGGAATTCCCCTACAATCGACTGGTTATTGAAACCATGCGCCGGGATCGTCAGGCACCCGAGTTTGAATTGACGGATACGGGCATTTTTGAGAAGGACGAATACTTCGATATTTTTATCGAATACGCTAAAGCCGATCAGAACGACTGGCTTGTTACCATAACGGCGCATAACCGCTCAGACAAAGAGGCTCCTCTTACATTACTTCCAACTATCTGGTTCCGAAATACCTGGTCCTGGGGCTATGAGCAATATAATACCCGGCCCATGCTCCATGGCATTGCCAATAATCAGATAGAGGTGAATCACAAGCAGTTAGGCAAGTATAAGCTTTACTGTGAGGATGCCGATACACTTCTATTCTGCGACAACGATACGAATACGGAACACCTGTACGGGCGACCAAACGTAGCGAAGTACCCGAAAGATGGCATCAATAATTTCATTGTATCGGGGGGTAAAAAAGGCTTCATCAATCCGAATCAGATTGGCACAAAAGCGTCTGCCCAATATGTAAAGAAAGTGCCGGCTGGTCAAAGCGTTAGTATCCGGCTTCGCTTCAGCGACCAGACGCATCTGGCACAACCATTCGGCGACTTTGACGAGATCTGGAACAAACGCGTTGTAGAAGCCAATGACTTTTTTGCCAACCTGCAAAAAAACGTCACGGACCCTGAACTGATGGCCATTCAGCGACAGGCTTATGCTGGTATGCTCTGGAACAAGCAGTTTTACTATTACAACGTAAATGAATGGCTTAAGGGAGACCCTAAAATGCCCGTGCCGTTTCAGGGACGTGTGTATGCCCGCAATGAATCCTGGCGGCATATGTACACGGCCAATATTCTCTCCATGCCCGATAAATGGGAGTACCCCTGGTTTGCGGCCTGGGATCTGGCTTTCCATACCCTGACGCTGGCCCGACTTGACCCGCATTTCGCTAAGCGCCAGCTAGCCGTTATCCTTCGGGAGTACTACATGCACCCCAACGGACAGATACCCGCTTACGAATGGAATTTTGGTGATGTAAACCCGCCTGTTCATGCCTGGGCCACCTGGAAAGTTTACGAAATTGACCGCGACCTGAACGGGATTGGGGATGTGAATTTCCTGGAACGGGTATTTCATAAACTGCTGCTCAATTTCACGTGGTGGGTAAACCGCAAGGACGTCTCAGGCAATAATATTTTCGGGGGGGGCTTCCTTGGTTTAGATAACATCGGGGTTTTCGACCGTAGTCAACCCCTGCCCATGGGTGGTCGTATTGAACAGGCCGATGGTACAGGCTGGATGGCTATGTATACCCTCAATATGCTTCGAATTGCCTGTGAGATTTCGCTTACCCGGCCTAGCTATCAGGACATGGCCAGCAAGTTTTTCGAGCATTTTCTACATATCGCATCGGCCATGAACAACTTGGGCCGCCAGAATATCAGCCTGTGGGATGAGGTAGACCAGTTCTACTACGATGTACTGCACATGCCTGATAACAACGCCCGGTTGCTCAAAATCCGCTCCATGGTGGGTTTGATTCCGCTCTTTGCCGTTGAAATTCTGGACGAAGCTTTACTCTCAAAACTTCCTGATTTCAAACGTCGGGTGGAGTGGGTACTTACAAACCGTCCTGATCTGGCTTCGCTCGTTTCGCGCTGGCACGAGCCGGGTAAGGGCGAAACGCACCTGTTGAGTCTGCTTCGTGGTCACCGGATGAAGATGATTCTGAAACGGATGTTCGACGAAACCGAGTTCCTGTCTGATTACGGTATCCGGGCGCTGTCCAAATATCATGAAAAGACACCCTATCAATTTGAGTTGAACAGTGAAATATTCCAGGTGCGCTACGTAGCAGCCGAGTCTGAAATGAGCATGTTTGGAGGTAACTCCAACTGGCGCGGGCCTATCTGGTTCCCACTCAACTTTCCGCTGGTTGATTCGCTATTGAAATTCTACCAATACTATGGTGATGATTTCGAAGTAGAGTACCCAACTAATTCTGGTCAGGTGATGAGTCTTAAGGAAGCCGCTATGCATGTCACCGAGCGGATTATCAATATTTTTCGGCGTGACGAAAACGGGCAGATACCTGCTTATGGTCAGGATAAAAAAATGCAGAATGATCCCCATTTTCAAGGCCTCTATCTCTTCTATGAATATTTCAATGGGGATAATGGCATGGGCTTAGGGGCCAGTCACCAAACCGGCTGGACGGGTTTAGTGGCCGATCTGATCGAGTATTGGTACAAATACCAGTCCGAAACCGTAGCCATTCCCGCAGGGAAATAA
- a CDS encoding VF530 family DNA-binding protein: MNTQANNPLHGKTLEAILTELVAHYGWDRLGQKIRINCFTSNPSIKSSLTFLRKTDWARKQVEELYLQLIDH, translated from the coding sequence ATGAATACACAGGCCAATAACCCCCTGCATGGGAAAACCCTTGAGGCTATTCTGACGGAGTTAGTAGCTCACTATGGCTGGGATCGGCTTGGTCAGAAGATTAGAATTAATTGCTTCACCAGTAATCCGAGTATTAAGTCGAGCCTGACGTTTTTGCGTAAAACGGACTGGGCGCGGAAGCAGGTCGAAGAGCTATATCTACAGCTGATAGATCACTGA
- a CDS encoding TlpA disulfide reductase family protein, which translates to MNVFKFTLLLCLINLGQTFAQSIYQGPQPEALFTTASDKAFLADFRTKFKADFDTTSQYAKLRTSGLDAWEMSLFDARKTQSAYYKSYPKASELSEGFKQYVEACIRWNYWHLLLAYPILRGNAQTAQSSLMSLPSVMVEDLAALKVNDESALSAEPYQDFLFFYVTYFNSKARNFAKYTSTDIQNSLTDKATFARQHLTGKPYQYTLARLLVENCDKTPPSSVRAVFAILSATPNAVGYVSVVKARCGEVMAKKDEPVVAADAQKKTIDPKAFSFANQNGEPVTLDEYKGKVVYLDVWASWCGPCRAEFPYSKQLQERLSKKQKEQVVFLYLSIDDTEEVWKKALATLQLQGEQGLSKGGWKSKTVKYFGIQSIPRYILINKNGQVADADAKRPSMTDAILQDIIKLLGE; encoded by the coding sequence ATGAATGTGTTCAAATTTACGCTACTACTCTGCCTAATTAACCTGGGGCAGACATTCGCCCAGTCCATTTATCAGGGTCCACAACCCGAAGCGCTATTTACAACAGCATCTGACAAAGCATTTCTGGCCGACTTCAGAACAAAGTTCAAGGCTGATTTTGATACAACCAGTCAGTATGCAAAGCTTCGGACTTCGGGCCTGGATGCCTGGGAAATGAGTCTTTTTGACGCTCGCAAAACTCAGTCGGCCTATTATAAATCATACCCGAAAGCCAGCGAACTGTCGGAAGGGTTCAAACAGTATGTCGAGGCCTGTATCCGCTGGAATTATTGGCACCTGCTGCTGGCTTATCCTATTCTCCGGGGGAATGCCCAGACGGCCCAGTCAAGTCTGATGTCGCTTCCATCCGTTATGGTTGAGGACCTGGCAGCCCTAAAAGTGAATGACGAATCAGCTCTTTCGGCTGAGCCTTACCAGGATTTCCTATTTTTTTACGTCACCTACTTTAACTCGAAGGCCCGCAATTTTGCCAAGTATACCTCCACCGATATCCAGAACAGCCTAACTGACAAGGCTACTTTTGCCCGTCAACACCTAACGGGGAAACCTTATCAATACACACTGGCGCGACTGTTAGTCGAAAACTGCGACAAAACCCCACCTTCGTCGGTTCGGGCTGTGTTTGCTATTCTTAGTGCAACCCCAAACGCAGTTGGTTATGTTAGCGTCGTCAAAGCCCGGTGTGGGGAGGTTATGGCCAAAAAGGATGAACCTGTTGTGGCCGCAGATGCCCAAAAGAAAACGATAGACCCCAAAGCATTCTCATTTGCGAATCAAAACGGCGAGCCGGTTACCCTTGACGAATACAAAGGGAAAGTTGTTTACCTCGACGTCTGGGCCAGTTGGTGCGGGCCTTGTCGGGCTGAATTTCCTTACTCCAAACAACTCCAGGAACGCCTGAGTAAAAAACAGAAAGAGCAGGTGGTTTTTCTTTACCTATCCATCGACGACACGGAGGAAGTCTGGAAAAAAGCACTGGCTACACTTCAGTTGCAGGGTGAACAGGGTTTATCGAAAGGCGGCTGGAAATCCAAAACGGTAAAGTATTTCGGCATTCAAAGTATACCCCGCTACATATTGATCAATAAAAATGGACAGGTAGCCGATGCCGATGCCAAACGCCCCAGCATGACCGACGCCATTTTACAGGATATTATTAAGCTTCTTGGCGAGTAA
- a CDS encoding serine hydrolase → MTSSLLRKFTLFTMALATLLACHRPPTQPATYFPPKGDNWVHLAPEKAGMDAALLDQAIAFAKTQETTQMTPNFSTQEEIFGKLLGPMPTSRAATNGLVLRHGYIVAEWGDTQRPDPTYSVAKSVLSTVVGITTERGMIPDIHDPVAKLIHDGGYDSEQNRAITWENHLTQTSEWEGALWGKNSDFVGKEAFGKGERKPRTLQKPGTYYEYNDVRINRMALSLLRLWKKPIPEVVRDEIMNPIGASDSWQYIPYPNAVADVGGKQMPSVSGGTRWGGGLRISTRDEARFGYLFLRQGRWGNQQIVSADWVKKATQPSPFGPDYGYLWWLNTGTSSTGKKAWPDAPTTSYAAIGAGSNTIWVDPEHDIVIVWRWHNGNPNELIKRVLAAVKE, encoded by the coding sequence ATGACATCCTCTCTCCTGCGCAAATTCACCCTGTTTACGATGGCGTTGGCAACACTGCTCGCCTGCCATCGACCACCTACCCAACCAGCAACCTATTTTCCACCTAAAGGCGATAACTGGGTACACCTGGCCCCCGAAAAAGCGGGCATGGACGCAGCTTTGCTCGATCAGGCCATCGCATTTGCGAAAACACAGGAAACTACTCAGATGACTCCTAATTTTTCGACGCAGGAGGAAATCTTCGGTAAACTTCTTGGACCTATGCCCACCAGCCGGGCAGCCACAAATGGGCTTGTGTTACGGCATGGCTACATCGTAGCCGAATGGGGAGATACCCAGCGTCCCGACCCAACCTACAGCGTAGCTAAAAGTGTGTTATCAACCGTAGTGGGCATCACTACCGAACGAGGCATGATTCCCGACATTCACGATCCAGTAGCAAAACTCATTCATGACGGCGGCTACGATTCGGAGCAGAACCGAGCGATAACCTGGGAGAATCACCTGACTCAAACCAGCGAATGGGAAGGAGCCTTATGGGGAAAAAACAGCGATTTTGTTGGAAAAGAAGCGTTTGGGAAAGGCGAGCGTAAACCCCGCACGCTCCAGAAACCCGGCACGTATTACGAATACAATGATGTGCGAATCAATCGGATGGCGCTTTCCTTGTTACGCTTATGGAAGAAACCTATCCCTGAGGTTGTCCGCGATGAAATCATGAATCCAATTGGCGCTTCGGATTCCTGGCAATACATTCCGTACCCAAACGCCGTTGCAGACGTTGGTGGGAAGCAAATGCCATCGGTGAGTGGCGGCACCCGCTGGGGTGGTGGCCTGCGGATTAGTACCCGGGATGAAGCCCGGTTTGGTTACCTGTTTCTAAGGCAGGGTCGCTGGGGCAACCAACAGATCGTTTCGGCCGACTGGGTAAAAAAAGCAACCCAACCCAGTCCGTTCGGCCCTGATTATGGGTATTTGTGGTGGCTCAATACGGGTACAAGTTCAACCGGCAAAAAAGCCTGGCCCGATGCCCCAACTACGAGTTACGCGGCCATCGGCGCGGGTTCAAATACGATCTGGGTAGACCCGGAGCATGACATCGTGATTGTGTGGCGATGGCACAACGGAAACCCAAACGAACTGATTAAGCGCGTATTGGCAGCGGTTAAAGAGTAA
- a CDS encoding DUF3300 domain-containing protein — protein MKTFIHFIPTKALLLTLGLLSAGWQSTIAQTRDQDQQTAPINDQTLVSAIAPYRDDVRRSILLASVQPQVLTALAQQRANSEQAFANLIQSYGQTKQGWFYDLSRYPDILHALATLPTGSDEQTVNNLTKPMPATIQVSAWKLYRHHNADLVQVDNINQQAQQAFENVISTLDGLTQSAFRQLIEMPDVMTQLTDQIDKTARLGEAYQANPDQVTKDLTALHDSLQVQNQQELADYQNQLNNDPQARQELQQAGQAYAQANGYNMGINPNPAWVNTSYYYQNPYSFWFGYPYWYASPLWYPSAWWYGTGFYYGMGGNMVMFGLPSLGFSNWFFGSGRYVYPHLYNRFNTYYTHNLGQQRILTPGNAGFMSAARRTFGSSAGRGNWLNNAGQYNRSGAVGSAGSSARIAAPGRYQGVNPGVNRSQSWGGGGMRSFGGGFSGGGFHGGGRR, from the coding sequence ATGAAAACGTTCATCCATTTCATCCCAACGAAAGCCCTGCTGCTAACTCTTGGGCTGTTGTCGGCAGGATGGCAATCAACCATAGCCCAAACCAGAGATCAGGACCAGCAAACGGCTCCGATCAATGACCAGACTCTTGTCTCGGCCATTGCACCTTATCGCGATGATGTGCGTCGGTCGATCTTGCTGGCCAGTGTACAACCACAGGTTTTAACGGCGCTGGCACAGCAACGGGCCAACAGCGAACAGGCGTTTGCCAATCTGATTCAGTCCTATGGACAGACCAAGCAAGGCTGGTTTTATGATCTGTCCCGGTATCCCGATATTTTGCATGCGCTGGCAACCTTACCCACTGGCTCAGACGAGCAGACGGTAAATAACCTGACTAAACCAATGCCCGCTACTATACAGGTGTCGGCCTGGAAATTGTACCGCCATCACAATGCTGATCTGGTACAGGTCGATAATATCAACCAGCAGGCACAACAGGCTTTCGAGAACGTGATTAGCACCTTGGATGGCCTAACACAAAGCGCGTTTCGTCAATTGATTGAAATGCCCGATGTGATGACCCAGCTCACCGATCAGATTGATAAAACAGCGCGTTTAGGAGAAGCCTATCAGGCCAACCCCGATCAGGTTACGAAAGACTTGACCGCGCTACACGACAGCCTACAAGTTCAGAATCAGCAAGAACTGGCTGATTATCAAAATCAATTGAACAACGATCCACAGGCCAGACAGGAGTTGCAGCAGGCTGGGCAAGCGTACGCACAGGCCAATGGGTATAACATGGGTATCAATCCAAACCCTGCCTGGGTGAATACGTCCTATTATTATCAAAACCCCTATTCGTTCTGGTTTGGCTATCCATACTGGTACGCATCCCCACTATGGTATCCATCGGCCTGGTGGTATGGAACCGGTTTCTATTATGGCATGGGTGGCAACATGGTTATGTTTGGTTTACCTTCGCTGGGTTTCTCAAACTGGTTTTTTGGATCAGGGCGGTATGTGTATCCACATTTGTATAACCGATTCAATACCTACTATACCCACAATTTGGGGCAACAACGCATCCTGACACCAGGCAATGCAGGCTTCATGTCGGCGGCCCGACGGACGTTCGGGTCAAGTGCCGGACGGGGTAACTGGCTGAACAATGCGGGTCAATATAACCGTTCCGGAGCTGTAGGTAGCGCAGGCAGTTCCGCCAGGATTGCCGCCCCTGGTCGGTATCAGGGAGTTAACCCCGGTGTAAACCGCTCGCAATCCTGGGGTGGCGGTGGTATGCGATCATTTGGAGGAGGCTTCAGTGGCGGTGGATTTCACGGCGGTGGCCGTCGATAG
- a CDS encoding response regulator transcription factor, with protein sequence MHILIVEDEPSIAGFLRKGLEANGFHVQIASDGLMGQRMALDYPYDLIIADVNLPRQNGQDMVAALRKEEIETPILMLSALGATHDIVTGLDVGADDYLVKPVQFDILMARVRALTRRHIGNLHSESTLTVSDLVLNLDERTAKRGDRSINLTAKEYQLLEYLMRNQGRVISRVTIAEQVWDMQYAMSSNSIEVYVGLLRKKIDQGGAPKLIHTVIGEGYVLRAP encoded by the coding sequence ATGCATATACTCATCGTTGAAGATGAACCCTCAATTGCCGGATTTCTCCGGAAAGGATTAGAAGCGAATGGCTTTCATGTGCAGATTGCATCGGATGGACTTATGGGGCAGAGAATGGCGCTTGATTACCCCTATGATTTAATTATTGCGGATGTTAACCTGCCGCGTCAGAATGGACAGGATATGGTAGCCGCACTCCGAAAAGAAGAAATTGAAACCCCAATTCTGATGTTGAGTGCGCTCGGGGCAACCCATGATATCGTTACGGGCCTGGATGTTGGTGCAGACGACTATTTAGTTAAACCTGTTCAGTTTGATATCCTGATGGCTCGGGTACGGGCCTTAACCCGGCGACACATTGGAAACCTGCATTCAGAATCTACGCTAACCGTAAGTGATCTGGTACTGAACCTGGACGAGCGAACCGCTAAGCGTGGAGATCGGTCAATCAATCTAACCGCCAAAGAATATCAATTGCTGGAATACCTGATGCGCAATCAGGGGCGGGTCATCTCCAGAGTCACTATTGCCGAGCAGGTCTGGGATATGCAGTATGCCATGAGCAGCAACTCGATTGAAGTCTATGTGGGCTTGCTTCGGAAGAAAATTGATCAGGGCGGAGCGCCAAAACTCATTCATACTGTGATTGGCGAGGGCTATGTTTTAAGGGCACCTTAG